In the genome of Hydractinia symbiolongicarpus strain clone_291-10 chromosome 5, HSymV2.1, whole genome shotgun sequence, one region contains:
- the LOC130645317 gene encoding arginine/serine-rich protein PNISR-like isoform X2 yields MWNSGQQPPAWGWPPNLNYQYSHQQVDPSQGWAAAAALWAQQRQLQEQYQNGGVSSPSNVKPPEPPGPPPAMPPLPPMPSSNSVEVHDYMHGKTAVPPTEVVDYQHGRVAEPVHGDVIDYNHGKPESVSEQNWAHGNDTWQQPSHPPPGNYYNNEQWGNEYANYYDSAPPETEQRLYHQSDENVSNNIQPKHGLSTDFHKSTGHYNKADSKHLHVLQNISGNSSPDAAALAKKTKTLPLWLRQGLEKLEKDKNKPTSEKTDNLSSKSDSLPTSPAKEKMNDSEVEREQNSVVDSDEEEQEDTRRHKQDRHRVRRSPSVEHNEYSKASSEDESEEEDEVEKQRKLMLKIKTWMTEILLGVTNASVKEICHDVYFEIKKSVKVKAKQLRRSGGLDALRMASLGDEDSASSEDDQDKEEEQDKRKSLKEKRKEIRTQNAGDLFTEKRTDKSDRFLELQEGERRLKREEQPKSYEVNDLRPHEQREQKVEKNNSGTRSRRRSSHEEANNSGNDSSSESVSRSESSDSERERRRKKSKRRRSRSESESPPKKSRKKSKRRGRESSSSDSERRKRKKKRKNRGSSSDYDSDNSSSTTKKRSRGKKHKHKARSSSRSPRRYKRKR; encoded by the exons ATGTGGAATTCTGGTCAGCAGCCACCTGCTTGGGGGTGGCCACCAAATCTTAATTATCAGTATAGTCACCAGCAAG TCGATCCTAGTCAAGGTTGGGCTGCAGCTGCAGCATTATGGGCACAACAAAGACAACTCCAAGAGCAATATCAAAATGGTGGTGTATCTTCACCATCAAATGTAAAGCCTCCTGAACCACCTGGACCTCCACCAGCGATGCCACCATTACCACCCATGCCATCCAGTAACTCTGTAGAAGTTCATGACTACATGCATGGAAAAACTGCAGTACCACCAACAGAAGTTGTGGACTACCAGCATGGGCGAGTGGCAGAGCCTGTCCATGGAGATGTTATTGACTATAACCATGGAAAACCAGAAAGTGTGTCCGAGCAGAATTGGGCCCATGGCAATGACACATGGCAGCAACCTTCACATCCTCCTCCAGGAAATTATTATAACAATGAACAATGGGGTAACGAGTATGCCAACTACTATGATTCTGCCCCACCAGAAACAGAACAAAGGTTATATCACCAAAGTGATGAGAACGTCAGCAATAATATTCAACCGAAGCATGGGTTGTCAACTGATTTTCACAAGTCTACAGGGCACTATAACAAAGCAGATTCTAAACATCTTCATGTGTTGCAAAACATTTCTGGTAATAGCTCACCAG ATGCAGCAGCGCttgcaaagaaaacaaaaactctTCCACTGTGGCTACGACAGGGCCTTGAAAAActagaaaaagacaaaaataagCCCACCAGCGAGAAGACAGATAATTTAAGTTCGAAATCTGATAGTTTGCCAACTTCTccagcaaaagaaaaaatg AATGATTCAGAAGTTGAGCGAGAGCAAAACAGTGTAGTAGATAGTGatgaagaagaacaagaagacACGCGTCGTCACAAGCAAGACCGACATCGCGTTAGACGAAGTCCCTCTGTGGAGCACAATGAATACAGTAAAGCTTCTTCCGAGGACGAGTCTGAAGAGGAAGATGAAGTAGAAAAGCAAAGAAAGTTG atgttgaaaataaaaacgtgGATGACAGAAATCCTTTTAGGCGTAACAAATGCCAGTGTAAAGGAAATATGCCATGATGTTTATTTTGAAATCAAGAAATCAG TGAAAGTTAAAGCGAAACAACTGAGAAGATCTGGTGGATTAGATGCGTTACGCATGGCTAGTTTAG GAGATGAAGATTCTGCCAGTAGTGAAGATGATCAAGATAAGGAGGAAGAACAAGACAAACGTAAATctttaaaagagaaaagaaaagaaatacgtACTCAGAATGCTGGGGATCTCTTTACGGAAAAGCGAACTGATAAATCGGATCGCTTTTTAGAACTGCAAGAGGGTGAACGTCGACTTAAGCGAGAAGAACAGCCGAAGAGTTACGAAGTTAACGACTTGAGGCCTCATGAACAAAGAGAACAGAAAGTAGAAAAGAATAATTCAGGAACCAGAAGCAGGAGACGTTCCTCTCACGAAGAGGCTAACAACAGCGGAAACGACAGTAGTTCAGAGAGTGTAAGTAGGAGTGAGTCATCCGACAGTGAGAGAGAGAGAAGGAGAAAGAAATCCAAAAGGCGTCGATCACGTTCTGAAAGCGAGTCTCCACCGAAAAAGTCTCGCAAGAAATCGAAACGGCGCGGACGAGAAAGTTCTTCGAGTGATTCAGAACGccgaaagagaaagaaaaaacgtAAAAACCGAGGCTCTTCTTCGGATTACGACAGCGACAATTCGTCTTCGACAACCAAAAAGAGGTCAAGGGGTAAGAAGCATAAACACAAAGCCCGATCTTCTTCCAG GTCTCCACGACGTTATAAAAGAAAGCGTTAG
- the LOC130645317 gene encoding arginine/serine-rich protein PNISR-like isoform X3 gives MPPLPPMPSSNSVEVHDYMHGKTAVPPTEVVDYQHGRVAEPVHGDVIDYNHGKPESVSEQNWAHGNDTWQQPSHPPPGNYYNNEQWGNEYANYYDSAPPETEQRLYHQSDENVSNNIQPKHGLSTDFHKSTGHYNKADSKHLHVLQNISGNSSPDAAALAKKTKTLPLWLRQGLEKLEKDKNKPTSEKTDNLSSKSDSLPTSPAKEKMNDSEVEREQNSVVDSDEEEQEDTRRHKQDRHRVRRSPSVEHNEYSKASSEDESEEEDEVEKQRKLMLKIKTWMTEILLGVTNASVKEICHDVYFEIKKSVKVKAKQLRRSGGLDALRMASLGDEDSASSEDDQDKEEEQDKRKSLKEKRKEIRTQNAGDLFTEKRTDKSDRFLELQEGERRLKREEQPKSYEVNDLRPHEQREQKVEKNNSGTRSRRRSSHEEANNSGNDSSSESVSRSESSDSERERRRKKSKRRRSRSESESPPKKSRKKSKRRGRESSSSDSERRKRKKKRKNRGSSSDYDSDNSSSTTKKRSRGKKHKHKARSSSRSPRRYKRKR, from the exons ATGCCACCATTACCACCCATGCCATCCAGTAACTCTGTAGAAGTTCATGACTACATGCATGGAAAAACTGCAGTACCACCAACAGAAGTTGTGGACTACCAGCATGGGCGAGTGGCAGAGCCTGTCCATGGAGATGTTATTGACTATAACCATGGAAAACCAGAAAGTGTGTCCGAGCAGAATTGGGCCCATGGCAATGACACATGGCAGCAACCTTCACATCCTCCTCCAGGAAATTATTATAACAATGAACAATGGGGTAACGAGTATGCCAACTACTATGATTCTGCCCCACCAGAAACAGAACAAAGGTTATATCACCAAAGTGATGAGAACGTCAGCAATAATATTCAACCGAAGCATGGGTTGTCAACTGATTTTCACAAGTCTACAGGGCACTATAACAAAGCAGATTCTAAACATCTTCATGTGTTGCAAAACATTTCTGGTAATAGCTCACCAG ATGCAGCAGCGCttgcaaagaaaacaaaaactctTCCACTGTGGCTACGACAGGGCCTTGAAAAActagaaaaagacaaaaataagCCCACCAGCGAGAAGACAGATAATTTAAGTTCGAAATCTGATAGTTTGCCAACTTCTccagcaaaagaaaaaatg AATGATTCAGAAGTTGAGCGAGAGCAAAACAGTGTAGTAGATAGTGatgaagaagaacaagaagacACGCGTCGTCACAAGCAAGACCGACATCGCGTTAGACGAAGTCCCTCTGTGGAGCACAATGAATACAGTAAAGCTTCTTCCGAGGACGAGTCTGAAGAGGAAGATGAAGTAGAAAAGCAAAGAAAGTTG atgttgaaaataaaaacgtgGATGACAGAAATCCTTTTAGGCGTAACAAATGCCAGTGTAAAGGAAATATGCCATGATGTTTATTTTGAAATCAAGAAATCAG TGAAAGTTAAAGCGAAACAACTGAGAAGATCTGGTGGATTAGATGCGTTACGCATGGCTAGTTTAG GAGATGAAGATTCTGCCAGTAGTGAAGATGATCAAGATAAGGAGGAAGAACAAGACAAACGTAAATctttaaaagagaaaagaaaagaaatacgtACTCAGAATGCTGGGGATCTCTTTACGGAAAAGCGAACTGATAAATCGGATCGCTTTTTAGAACTGCAAGAGGGTGAACGTCGACTTAAGCGAGAAGAACAGCCGAAGAGTTACGAAGTTAACGACTTGAGGCCTCATGAACAAAGAGAACAGAAAGTAGAAAAGAATAATTCAGGAACCAGAAGCAGGAGACGTTCCTCTCACGAAGAGGCTAACAACAGCGGAAACGACAGTAGTTCAGAGAGTGTAAGTAGGAGTGAGTCATCCGACAGTGAGAGAGAGAGAAGGAGAAAGAAATCCAAAAGGCGTCGATCACGTTCTGAAAGCGAGTCTCCACCGAAAAAGTCTCGCAAGAAATCGAAACGGCGCGGACGAGAAAGTTCTTCGAGTGATTCAGAACGccgaaagagaaagaaaaaacgtAAAAACCGAGGCTCTTCTTCGGATTACGACAGCGACAATTCGTCTTCGACAACCAAAAAGAGGTCAAGGGGTAAGAAGCATAAACACAAAGCCCGATCTTCTTCCAG GTCTCCACGACGTTATAAAAGAAAGCGTTAG
- the LOC130645317 gene encoding arginine/serine-rich protein PNISR-like isoform X1 produces the protein MLYVVLCSHDFNSFESKEMWNSGQQPPAWGWPPNLNYQYSHQQVDPSQGWAAAAALWAQQRQLQEQYQNGGVSSPSNVKPPEPPGPPPAMPPLPPMPSSNSVEVHDYMHGKTAVPPTEVVDYQHGRVAEPVHGDVIDYNHGKPESVSEQNWAHGNDTWQQPSHPPPGNYYNNEQWGNEYANYYDSAPPETEQRLYHQSDENVSNNIQPKHGLSTDFHKSTGHYNKADSKHLHVLQNISGNSSPDAAALAKKTKTLPLWLRQGLEKLEKDKNKPTSEKTDNLSSKSDSLPTSPAKEKMNDSEVEREQNSVVDSDEEEQEDTRRHKQDRHRVRRSPSVEHNEYSKASSEDESEEEDEVEKQRKLMLKIKTWMTEILLGVTNASVKEICHDVYFEIKKSVKVKAKQLRRSGGLDALRMASLGDEDSASSEDDQDKEEEQDKRKSLKEKRKEIRTQNAGDLFTEKRTDKSDRFLELQEGERRLKREEQPKSYEVNDLRPHEQREQKVEKNNSGTRSRRRSSHEEANNSGNDSSSESVSRSESSDSERERRRKKSKRRRSRSESESPPKKSRKKSKRRGRESSSSDSERRKRKKKRKNRGSSSDYDSDNSSSTTKKRSRGKKHKHKARSSSRSPRRYKRKR, from the exons ATGCTATATGTTGTGCTTTGTTCACATGATTTCA ATTCTTTTGAATCGAAAGAAATGTGGAATTCTGGTCAGCAGCCACCTGCTTGGGGGTGGCCACCAAATCTTAATTATCAGTATAGTCACCAGCAAG TCGATCCTAGTCAAGGTTGGGCTGCAGCTGCAGCATTATGGGCACAACAAAGACAACTCCAAGAGCAATATCAAAATGGTGGTGTATCTTCACCATCAAATGTAAAGCCTCCTGAACCACCTGGACCTCCACCAGCGATGCCACCATTACCACCCATGCCATCCAGTAACTCTGTAGAAGTTCATGACTACATGCATGGAAAAACTGCAGTACCACCAACAGAAGTTGTGGACTACCAGCATGGGCGAGTGGCAGAGCCTGTCCATGGAGATGTTATTGACTATAACCATGGAAAACCAGAAAGTGTGTCCGAGCAGAATTGGGCCCATGGCAATGACACATGGCAGCAACCTTCACATCCTCCTCCAGGAAATTATTATAACAATGAACAATGGGGTAACGAGTATGCCAACTACTATGATTCTGCCCCACCAGAAACAGAACAAAGGTTATATCACCAAAGTGATGAGAACGTCAGCAATAATATTCAACCGAAGCATGGGTTGTCAACTGATTTTCACAAGTCTACAGGGCACTATAACAAAGCAGATTCTAAACATCTTCATGTGTTGCAAAACATTTCTGGTAATAGCTCACCAG ATGCAGCAGCGCttgcaaagaaaacaaaaactctTCCACTGTGGCTACGACAGGGCCTTGAAAAActagaaaaagacaaaaataagCCCACCAGCGAGAAGACAGATAATTTAAGTTCGAAATCTGATAGTTTGCCAACTTCTccagcaaaagaaaaaatg AATGATTCAGAAGTTGAGCGAGAGCAAAACAGTGTAGTAGATAGTGatgaagaagaacaagaagacACGCGTCGTCACAAGCAAGACCGACATCGCGTTAGACGAAGTCCCTCTGTGGAGCACAATGAATACAGTAAAGCTTCTTCCGAGGACGAGTCTGAAGAGGAAGATGAAGTAGAAAAGCAAAGAAAGTTG atgttgaaaataaaaacgtgGATGACAGAAATCCTTTTAGGCGTAACAAATGCCAGTGTAAAGGAAATATGCCATGATGTTTATTTTGAAATCAAGAAATCAG TGAAAGTTAAAGCGAAACAACTGAGAAGATCTGGTGGATTAGATGCGTTACGCATGGCTAGTTTAG GAGATGAAGATTCTGCCAGTAGTGAAGATGATCAAGATAAGGAGGAAGAACAAGACAAACGTAAATctttaaaagagaaaagaaaagaaatacgtACTCAGAATGCTGGGGATCTCTTTACGGAAAAGCGAACTGATAAATCGGATCGCTTTTTAGAACTGCAAGAGGGTGAACGTCGACTTAAGCGAGAAGAACAGCCGAAGAGTTACGAAGTTAACGACTTGAGGCCTCATGAACAAAGAGAACAGAAAGTAGAAAAGAATAATTCAGGAACCAGAAGCAGGAGACGTTCCTCTCACGAAGAGGCTAACAACAGCGGAAACGACAGTAGTTCAGAGAGTGTAAGTAGGAGTGAGTCATCCGACAGTGAGAGAGAGAGAAGGAGAAAGAAATCCAAAAGGCGTCGATCACGTTCTGAAAGCGAGTCTCCACCGAAAAAGTCTCGCAAGAAATCGAAACGGCGCGGACGAGAAAGTTCTTCGAGTGATTCAGAACGccgaaagagaaagaaaaaacgtAAAAACCGAGGCTCTTCTTCGGATTACGACAGCGACAATTCGTCTTCGACAACCAAAAAGAGGTCAAGGGGTAAGAAGCATAAACACAAAGCCCGATCTTCTTCCAG GTCTCCACGACGTTATAAAAGAAAGCGTTAG